A window from Streptomyces sp. NBC_00299 encodes these proteins:
- a CDS encoding PucR family transcriptional regulator translates to MRENARVTPEFKDHKDHKDDYQELVDEISELLGAPATLENRDFELIAFGAYDSEGDLDASALDPVRTRSILTRRSTTAVRTWFEGFGITRATGPVRIPPTPEAGVYRGRVCLPVRHRGVVLGYVWLLDDDPGPTDQQLSAAMEVTARIGALLADEAQHGADLSRELRAALTSERGWQGDQALAALRTALGPRGEGTHTVVCVAPWPSADPDDAPSVRTVPHATALCTVPWGGGTSHALKAVGESGQSLAILVRLRSPEVRTPAQAAASRLLKEGGVQAAAGIGAPRSGLADLAATWQEASAAARAALAEPRLGPVAEWAHIGPYRLLTSLPPEAARDPAITQLLSPAQHELARTAEVYLDCAGQAGRTAAELGIHRQTLYYRLSRVEQLTGLDLDDGEDRLLLHMALKGARL, encoded by the coding sequence GGCGCGCCCGCCACGCTGGAGAACCGCGACTTCGAACTGATCGCCTTCGGTGCGTACGACAGTGAGGGCGACCTCGACGCGTCCGCCCTGGATCCCGTCCGCACCCGCTCGATCCTGACGCGGCGCTCCACGACGGCGGTGCGGACGTGGTTCGAGGGCTTCGGCATCACCCGGGCGACGGGCCCGGTGCGCATCCCGCCCACCCCGGAGGCGGGCGTCTACCGGGGACGCGTCTGCCTCCCCGTACGCCACCGGGGCGTGGTCCTGGGCTACGTGTGGCTCCTGGACGACGATCCGGGCCCCACGGACCAGCAACTGTCGGCCGCCATGGAGGTGACCGCCCGCATCGGCGCGCTGCTCGCGGACGAGGCACAGCACGGGGCGGATCTGAGCCGGGAACTGCGGGCCGCGCTCACCTCGGAGCGGGGCTGGCAGGGGGACCAGGCGCTGGCGGCCCTGCGCACGGCACTCGGCCCGCGGGGCGAGGGCACGCACACCGTGGTCTGCGTCGCCCCGTGGCCGTCCGCCGACCCCGACGACGCCCCGTCCGTCCGTACGGTGCCGCACGCGACGGCGCTGTGCACGGTGCCGTGGGGTGGGGGCACCTCCCACGCCCTCAAGGCAGTGGGGGAGAGCGGGCAGAGCCTCGCCATCCTGGTCCGGCTGCGCTCGCCGGAGGTGCGGACGCCGGCCCAGGCGGCGGCGTCGCGGCTGCTCAAGGAGGGCGGGGTCCAGGCGGCCGCAGGCATCGGCGCACCCCGCTCCGGTCTCGCCGACCTGGCCGCCACCTGGCAGGAGGCGTCGGCCGCGGCCCGCGCCGCCCTGGCCGAACCCCGTCTGGGCCCGGTCGCCGAGTGGGCGCACATCGGCCCGTACCGCCTGCTCACGTCCCTCCCCCCGGAGGCCGCCCGGGACCCCGCAATCACTCAGCTCCTCTCCCCCGCCCAGCACGAACTCGCCCGCACCGCCGAGGTCTACCTCGACTGCGCGGGCCAGGCCGGCCGCACCGCCGCCGAACTCGGCATCCACCGCCAGACCCTGTACTACCGGCTCTCCCGCGTCGAACAACTCACGGGCCTGGACCTGGACGACGGGGAGGACCGGCTGCTGCTGCACATGGCGCTGAAGGGGGCGCGACTCTAG
- a CDS encoding TetR/AcrR family transcriptional regulator codes for MGHREDLLEGAKRCLLDKGFARTTARDIVKESGANLASIGYHYGSKDALLAQAYVSLVEGMSDAFDGDEVTGVTAEPGSLERFREVWTNIIGTMSGPGSLWRLSMEIVVMGDQLPEVRDHLAVAQREACRGLIPLLMGGREEDVPEETVDTLGRFYVTLMTGLIAQWMFDPKTAPGADQLTEGLRQVLEAATPK; via the coding sequence ATGGGACACCGTGAGGATTTGCTGGAGGGCGCCAAGCGCTGCCTGCTCGACAAGGGGTTCGCGCGGACGACGGCGCGGGACATCGTCAAGGAGTCGGGGGCCAACCTGGCCTCGATCGGCTACCACTACGGCTCCAAGGACGCGCTGCTCGCCCAGGCCTATGTGTCGCTGGTCGAGGGGATGAGCGACGCCTTCGACGGCGACGAGGTCACCGGGGTCACCGCCGAGCCCGGCTCGCTCGAACGGTTCCGTGAGGTGTGGACGAACATCATCGGCACCATGAGCGGGCCCGGCTCCCTGTGGCGGCTCAGCATGGAGATCGTCGTCATGGGCGATCAGCTGCCGGAAGTCCGCGACCATCTGGCGGTGGCTCAGCGGGAGGCCTGTCGCGGACTGATTCCGCTGCTCATGGGCGGCCGGGAGGAAGATGTCCCGGAAGAGACCGTGGACACCCTCGGCAGGTTCTACGTGACCCTGATGACGGGGCTCATCGCGCAGTGGATGTTCGACCCGAAGACCGCGCCCGGCGCGGACCAGCTCACCGAGGGCCTGCGCCAGGTGCTGGAGGCAGCCACTCCGAAGTGA